The sequence AGTTCCATGAATGGCTGAAAAAACGGTTTTCATCAATTGACGAAATAAATAAATATCTCGATCCTGACGAGGTCTACGATTCTTTCGACGAGATGGAAGATCCTTTTTCGTTGCCTGTAGGGCTCAAACCTATCGTGGATGAATTTTGGACGGACTACAAAAAGGGAGGAAAGGAGGAATAGATATGCCTGTGAAAATACCACCAACGTTTTCAAAACTTGAACCATATTTAGTAGACAAAATCTCGCCGCTTCTAGATGCTAGGGTGGTGCAGATCCTTCTATTACGGCAAACACATGACTACACAATCTTTCGTACTGAAGAGAGCCGAGAATTGAACACGGTTGTGATTCCTGAGGACATCACTAGTACAGATCCCGTTGTCAAAGTAGCATTTCTTGCTTCAAAACAGAAGGCTCCAGAAACTAGGATGTACTCACGCTTTCTAAGGACAGTGAGTAATATCACCTGCCAATTGAAAGATGGATTATGTATGAAGTGTCCTCGCTGCGTTCTCTTTGGGGCGGTAAACGTCTCGGGCAAAGCAAAATACAACATCAAGCACAGGATCGAATATTCTACCGCCTTCTCGATTGAAAAATACGAGGATCTCTTGGAATCGATCACCTTCAATGCCGTTGCTGAAAATTCCCAGTTGACTGGTCAAGCGCTCAATGTCACACATAATGTCCGACCACTTGCCAACTTTCCCTCTGTCGTCACACTAACTTCGGTGACGTGGCAAGAACTAGCGTTGTACCTGAAGACTGTGTTGGCAACCAAGTCATATGGTGCTGAGACCCGGACAAAGGGTGACATGCGAAATGTGGTGCTAGGGATAGTGGCCGGTTATGAAGAGGTTATCACATCTCTTGAATATGCTCTTGAGCTTGCAGCAGTCTGGGAGTCTGAAGACTTGGCCAAGGAGACCGAAAAAATACTGCAAAAATATGTACAGCTCAGCGCTTCGCGGAAGAACATAGTCACTCTCTCTGCTGAAGAGGTTGCTGACCTAGTATCATCAGTCCAAGATCTTTCTGTGGATGAACCCTTTGTCAAGTCAATGGAGAAACAGGCTAATGACTTTGTCAAACTTGCTGTTAAAGAGCAGAAGACCAAGTCATAGGAGAAGGAGTGGAGTTGAATGAGCGAACCAGTCGTTAGCGTTGTGTTGATGACAAGTCATGACTTTCTATTCTATGCTAGTCAGGACTATGGTTCGGTTGCTCGACC comes from Candidatus Thorarchaeota archaeon and encodes:
- the cas7d gene encoding type I-D CRISPR-associated protein Cas7/Csc2; translated protein: MPVKIPPTFSKLEPYLVDKISPLLDARVVQILLLRQTHDYTIFRTEESRELNTVVIPEDITSTDPVVKVAFLASKQKAPETRMYSRFLRTVSNITCQLKDGLCMKCPRCVLFGAVNVSGKAKYNIKHRIEYSTAFSIEKYEDLLESITFNAVAENSQLTGQALNVTHNVRPLANFPSVVTLTSVTWQELALYLKTVLATKSYGAETRTKGDMRNVVLGIVAGYEEVITSLEYALELAAVWESEDLAKETEKILQKYVQLSASRKNIVTLSAEEVADLVSSVQDLSVDEPFVKSMEKQANDFVKLAVKEQKTKS